A window of the Cicer arietinum cultivar CDC Frontier isolate Library 1 chromosome 6, Cicar.CDCFrontier_v2.0, whole genome shotgun sequence genome harbors these coding sequences:
- the LOC101503106 gene encoding PRA1 family protein B4-like produces the protein MSSSAPPVLPVANVPPPPTTTGSTVSGSGSDAPANSPAVRVLINNLSESLRHGLAQRRPWAELADRSAFTKPESFSEATLRVRKNFSYFRINYYAIVAVILAVSLLTNPFSLILLIGLFASWTFLYLFRPSDRPLVILGRTFTDFETLALLSGTTVFVVFLTSVGSVLVSALMLGVAVVCLHGAFRAPEDLFLDEQDSSQTTGFLSFLRAPAASVGSVPSVTGRV, from the coding sequence ATGTCCTCCTCCGCACCACCCGTTCTCCCCGTCGCTAACGTTCCTCCTCCACCAACCACCACTGGATCCACCGTCTCTGGTTCCGGATCCGATGCTCCCGCAAACTCCCCCGCCGTCCGTGTCCTAATCAACAACCTCTCTGAATCTCTCCGTCACGGCCTCGCTCAGCGCCGTCCTTGGGCCGAGCTTGCTGATCGTTCCGCCTTCACAAAGCCGGAATCGTTCTCTGAAGCAACCCTGCGCGTCCGCAAGAATTTCTCATACTTTCGTATCAATTACTACGCCATCGTTGCGGTGATTCTCGCGGTTTCTCTCCTCACCAATCCGTTCTCTCTCATTCTCCTCATCGGACTCTTCGCTTCGTGGACGTTTCTCTACCTCTTCCGTCCTTCAGATCGTCCTCTCGTTATCCTCGGTCGCACATTCACCGATTTCGAAACCCTAGCTCTTCTCTCTGGTACCACTGTCTTCGTTGTTTTCCTCACCAGCGTCGGTTCTGTTCTCGTCTCGGCTTTAATGCTCGGCGTCGCCGTCGTTTGCCTCCACGGTGCATTCCGTGCTCCTGAGGATCTCTTCCTTGATGAACAGGATAGCTCTCAGACCACCGGATTCCTCTCCTTCCTTCGCGCTCCTGCTGCTAGTGTCGGCTCCGTTCCTTCCGTCACCGGACGCGTTTGA